In Malus sylvestris chromosome 16, drMalSylv7.2, whole genome shotgun sequence, the following are encoded in one genomic region:
- the LOC126606636 gene encoding chloride channel protein CLC-d-like, with the protein MLSNHLQNGIEAPKISWSRLPSSEGGVEPDAVGLMKKSDDGGVESLDYEVIENYAYWDEQAQRGKLYVGYHVIVKWFFALLIGIGTGLAAVFINIAVENFAGWKFALTFAIIQKSYVAGFVVYILINLILVFSSVYIVTQFAPAAAGSGIPEIKGYLNGVDIHGVLLFRTLVRKIFGSIGSVGGGLALGKEGPLVHTGACIASLLGQVSTYCHLNTGWIQIFNSDRDRRDLVTCGCAAGVSAAFRAPVGGVLFALEEVTSWWKSQLMWRVFFTSAVVAVVVRTAMGWCKSGKCGHFGSGGFIIWDLSDGQEDYSFEEFLPMAVIGVIGGVLGALFNQLTFYIAYWRRNYLHKNGNRVKIIEACLISLITSIISFGLPLLRKCSPCPEADADSGIECPRPPGTYGNYVNFYCSKDKEYNDLATIFFNTQDDAIRNLFSAKTFHEYSAQSLLTFLVMFYSLAVVTFGTAVPAGQFVPGIMIGSTYGRLVGMFVVNFYKKLSIEEGTYALLGAASFLGGSMRMTVSLCVIMVEITNNLKLLPLIMLVLLISKAVGDAFNEGLYEEQVRLKSIPLLESRPKYQMRKMPAKEASGKRVISFPRVVKVADLVSILRSNNHNGFPVIDHARSGETLVIGLMLRSHLLVLLQSKVDFQHSPLPCDPRGARHTISEFVKPASSKGLLISDIHLSSDDLEMYIDLAPFLNPSPYIVPEDMSLPKVYNLFRQLGLRHIFVTPRPSCVIGLITRKDLLLGENEDSASMELQLTSVRSL; encoded by the exons ATGCTGTCGAATCATTTGCAGAACGGGATCGAGGCGCCGAAGATCTCCTGGTCCCGCCTCCCGAGCTCGGAGGGCGGCGTCGAGCCCGACGCCGTCGGCCTCATGAAGAAGAGCGACGATGGCGGCGTCGAGAGCCTTGATTATGAAGTTATTGAAAATTACGCTTATTGGGATGAGCAG GCACAAAGAGGGAAGCTCTATGTTGGGTATCACGTGATAGTGAAGTGGTTCTTTGCTTTGCTCATTGGTATCG GGACTGGATTAGCTGCTGTTTTCATTAATATTGCGGTCGAGAACTTTGCAGGCTGGAAGTTTGCATTGACATTTGCAATAATCCAAAAATCATATGTGGCTGGTTTTGTAGTATACATATTGATCaacttaattttggttttttcgtCTGTATATATCGTTACACAATTTGCACCCGCAGCAGCTGGGTCCGGTATTCCAGAAATCAAGGGATATTTGAATG GGGTTGATATACACGGTGTACTTCTTTTCAGAACCTTGGTTAGAAAG ATATTTGGGAGCATTGGCTCCGTGGGAGGTGGTCTAGCTTTAGGCAAGGAGGGTCCTCTTGTTCATACCGGTGCTTGTATTGCTTCTTTGCTTGGACAAGTAAGCACTTACTGCC ATCTTAATACAGGGTGGATACAAATTTTTAATAGTGACCGGGATCGTCGGGATCTG GTAACCTGTGGGTGTGCAGCTGGAGTGTCTGCTGCTTTTAGAGCTCCCGTTGGTGGTGTTCTATTTGCACTGGAAGAAGTTACATCGTG GTGGAAGAGTCAACTTATGTGGCGTGTATTTTTTACTTCTGCTGTCGTGGCTGTCGTGGTGCGTACTGCAATGGGATGGTGTAAGAGTGGAAAGTGTGGACATTTTGGCTCAGGTGGCTTTATAATATGGGACTTATCAGA TGGTCAAGAGGACTACTCTTTTGAGGAGTTCTTGCCGATGGCAGTTATTGGGGTCATTGGTGGTGTACTGG gAGCCTTATTTAACCAGCTTACATTTTATATTGCGTACTGGCGCCGAAATTATTTGCACAAGAATGGGAATCGAGTAAAG ATAATTGAAGCGTGCCTCATCTCGCTGATAACATCAATTATTTCCTTTGGTCTACCACTTTTAAGAAAATGCAGTCCATGCCCTGAAGCAGATGCAGATTCTGGTATTGAATGCCCAAGGCCTCCGGGAACGTATGGGAATTATGTAAAT TTTTATTGCAGTAAGGACAAGGAGTACAATGATCTTGCAACtattttcttcaatactcaG GATGATGCAATTAGGAATTTGTTTAGTGCAAAAACATTTCACGAGTACAGTGCCCAAAGTTTATTGACTTTCTTG GTGATGTTTTATTCATTAGCGGTTGTGACATTTGGTACTGCCGTTCCAGCTGGTCAATTTGTTCCTGGGATAATGATAGGATCTACATATGGGCGTCTTGTGGGCATGTTTGTGGTTAACTTTTACAAGAAGCTCAGCATCGAAGAGGGAAC ATATGCACTACTGGGAGCAGCTTCTTTTCTTGGAGGTTCAATGCGGATGACAGTGTCTCTTTGTGTCATTATGGTTGAAATCACAAATAATTTGAAACTTTTGCCTCTTATCATGCTTGTTCTTCTTATTTCAAAG GCTGTTGGTGATGCTTTCAACGAAGGCCTGTACGAAGAACAGGTGCGATTAAAGAGCATTCCATTACTGGAATCAAGACCCAAGTACCAAATGAGGAAGATGCCTGCAAAGGAGGCCTCTGGAAAAAGG GTGATTTCCTTCCCTCGTGTTGTTAAGGTTGCAGATTTGGTTTCTATTTTGCGGAGCAACAATCATAATGGCTTCCCT GTGATTGATCATGCAAGAAGTGGAGAAACACTTGTAATTGGACTAATGCTTCGCAG TCACTTGTTGGTACTTCTGCAGTCCAAAGTGGATTTCCAGCATAGTCCTCTACCCTGTGATCCAAGAGGAGCCAG GCACACTATCAGTGAATTCGTAAAACCTGCTTCCAGTAAAGGCTTATTGATAAGTGATATACATCTGAGTTCAGATGACTTGGAAATGTACATAGATCTTGCGCCCTTTTTGAACCCATCTCCTTACATTGTCCCTGAAGATATGTCTTTGCCAAAG GTATATAATCTTTTCCGTCAACTAGGTTTAAGACATATATTTGTTACTCCTCGTCCATCTTGTGTGATTGGCTTGATTACCAGGAAGGATTTATTACTCGGG GAGAATGAGGATTCAGCATCGATGGAGCTCCAATTGACTAGTGTAAGGTCTCTATGA
- the LOC126609146 gene encoding uncharacterized protein LOC126609146, with protein sequence MASSIVSSRNFFNFCNYIFYVSQVEELYIESSSKPFQFHSCWEICKGWVLFEDPPQHRAPMPVFGTASSAVDMDEDGSPTIQQTRVENPSSGEGSIPRAIGRNKARRLKEKGKANDDYAAQHEVVASLRLMAEQNALEAEERKCRHEERAKQIQEEMDDKNMEMNTSNYTPMSKAYFDRKKKEIMTRWQLFTSDYAPTMADDEDDVDYGY encoded by the exons atggcatcaagcattGTTAGCAGCCGCAA tttctttaatttttgtaattatattttctatgtAAGCCAAGTGGAAGAATTGTATATAGAGAGCAGCTCgaaaccctttcagtttcacagttgttgggaaatttgtaaagggtgggtgttatttgaagatccacctcaacatagagCTCCTATGCCGGTGTTCGGAACTGCATCCTCAGCTGTAGATatggatgaagatggatctcctaccattcaacaaacaagggtagaaaatccaTCTTCGGGTGAAGGTTCCATACCTAGGGCTATTGGACGAAACAAGGCACGAAGGTTGAAGGAAAAGGGTAAAGCAAATGATGACTACGccgctcaacatgaagtggtggcctcattgcgattaatggcggagcaaaatgcccttgaggcggaagaaaggaagtgtaggcatgaagaacgggccaaacaaatacaagaagagatggatgataagaatatggaaatgaacacttcgaattacactccaatgagtaaggcctattttgataggaaaaaaaaagaaattatgacTCGGTGGCAGTTGTTTACCTCTGACTATGCTCCtacaatggcggatgatgaagatgatgttgattatggatattaa
- the LOC126606633 gene encoding sugar transport protein 13-like, which translates to MAGGGFSAGPDGREFEAKITPIVIISCIMAATGGLMFGYDVGVSGGVTSMPPFLKKFFPVVYRRTLEQGIKSNYCKYDNQGLQLFTSSLYLAGLTATFAASYTTRKFGRRPSMLIAGIFFIVGTILNAAAQDLAMLIIGRISLGCGVGFANQAVPLFLSEIAPTRIRGGLNILFQLNITIGILFANLVNYGTNKITGGWGWRVSLGLAALPAGLLTVGALLVVETPNSLVERGLLDQGKSVLKRIRGTENVEPEFLDLVEASRIAKEVKHPFRNLIKRRNRPQLIIAVALQIFQQFTGINAIMFYAPVLFDTLGFGNDASLYSAVITGAVNVLSTVVSIYSVDKVGRRMLLLQAGFQMFISQVAIAIILGIKVKDHSDDLHKGFAIFVVVLICTYVAAFAWSWGPLGWLIPSETFPLETRSAGQSVTVCTNLLFTFIIAQGFLSMLCHFKYGIFLFFSGWVLIMSFFVLFLLPETKNIPIEEMTERVWKQHWLWKRFMDDDDYHIEGNNGDGLKKNGHANGFDGVSQL; encoded by the exons ATGGCCGGCGGAGGGTTCTCGGCGGGTCCGGACGGGCGTGAGTTCGAGGCAAAGATCACGCCCATCGTCATCATCTCGTGTATAATGGCTGCTACTGGTGGACTCATGTTTGGTTACGATGTCGGTGTTTCAG GTGGAGTTACATCGATGCCCCCATTCTTGAAAAAGTTTTTCCCGGTTGTATACAGGAGGACTCTAGAACAGGGGATCAAAAGCAACTACTGCAAATACGACAACCAGGGCCTGCAGTTATTCACGTCGTCGCTGTACCTGGCCGGCTTAACTGCCACATTCGCCGCTTCCTACACCACCAGGAAGTTCGGGCGGAGGCCGTCTATGCTGATTGCTGGGATTTTCTTCATTGTCGGCACAATTCTCAATGCTGCAGCACAAGACCTCGCTATGCTCATCATTGGCAGGATCTCACTTGGTTGTGGAGTTGGGTTCGCAAATCAG GCTGTACCATTGTTTCTTTCGGAGATTGCACCGACAAGAATCCGCGGAGGGCTAAACATATTGTTCCAGCTTAATATCACAATAGGCATTCTATTTGCAAACCTCGTTAATTATGGCACCAACAA GATCACAGGAGGATGGGGTTGGAGGGTGTCATTGGGGCTGGCTGCTTTACCTGCCGGTCTCCTAACCGTGGGAGCTCTCTTGGTGGTCGAAACTCCTAACAGTCTCGTAGAACGTGGTCTCTTAGACCAAGGAAAATCCGTACTTAAAAGGATCCGCGGCACAGAAAATGTTGAACCAGAGTTCTTGGATCTTGTCGAGGCAAGTCGCATAGCAAAAGAAGTGAAGCACCCCTTTAGAAATCTCATAAAGCGCAGGAATCGTCCCCAACTAATCATTGCAGTAGCCTTGCAG ATCTTTCAACAATTTACTGGGATCAATGCCATAATGTTTTACGCGCCAGTCCTGTTCGACACTTTAGGGTTTGGAAACGATGCTTCCCTCTACTCAGCTGTTATCACAGGAGCCGTCAATGTTCTCTCCACCGTTGTATCCATCTACTCAGTTGACAAAGTAGGCCGCCGCATGCTCTTACttcaagctggttttcaaatgTTCATCTCTCAAGTGGCTATTGCCATAATACTAGGGATCAAGGTTAAGGACCACTCCGATGACCTCCACAAAGGCTTCGCAATCTTTGTGGTGGTTCTGATTTGCACTTACGTTGCTGCGTTTGCTTGGTCTTGGGGGCCTCTAGGTTGGTTGATACCAAGTGAGACATTCCCACTCGAGACTCGCTCAGCGGGGCAAAGTGTGACTGTCTGCACCAACTTGCTCTTTACTTTCATTATAGCGCAGGGCTTCCTCTCGATGCTCTGCCACTTCAAGTACggcatcttcctcttcttctccggGTGGGTCTTGATCATGTCTTTCTTCGTGTTGTTCCTACTCCCAGAGACGAAGAACATTCCGATTGAAGAGATGACAGAGAGGGTGTGGAAGCAACATTGGTTGTGGAAGAGGTTTATGGATGACGATGACTACCACATTGAAGGAAATAATGGAGATGGCTTAAAGAAAAATGGGCACGCTAATGGATTTGATGGTGTTTCTCAGTTGTAA
- the LOC126606635 gene encoding mavicyanin-like codes for MALVVRVLALVVAVMAVLEMSSAAVYKVGDSAGWTTIGNVDYKQWSATKNFQLGDVIKFEYNSQFHNVIRVTHAMYQSCNASVPLDSYSTGNDSITITTKGHHFYMCGVPGHCKAGQKVDINVIRHPSSAAPTPSALASPIVPAPHAPVPGPSSAAPLQSLVGHFALLGLTLAALALLVSGLA; via the exons ATGGCTTTGGTGGTTAGAGTCTTGGCTTTAGTAGTGGCGGTGATGGCTGTTTTGGAGATGTCCAGTGCAGCTGTGTACAAGGTCGGTGACTCTGCCGGGTGGACCACCATCGGCAATGTCGACTACAAACAATGGTCTGCCACTAAGAATTTCCAACTTGGTGATGTTATCA AATTCGAATACAACTCTCAATTCCACAACGTGATTCGCGTCACGCACGCCATGTACCAGTCATGCAACGCCTCAGTGCCCTTAGACTCCTACTCCACTGGAAACGACTCAATCACaatcaccaccaaaggccacCACTTCTACATGTGCGGGGTCCCCGGTCACTGCAAGGCCGGTCAGAAGGTCGACATAAACGTCATTCGCCATCCTTCGTCGGCTGCTCCAACCCCTTCCGCGTTGGCCTCTCCAATAGTTCCTGCTCCGCATGCACCAGTGCCAGGTCCAAGCTCGGCTGCTCCGTTACAATCTCTGGTGGGACATTTTGCTTTGCTGGGATTAACACTTGCAGCACTCGCACTTCTTGTTTCTGGTCTTGCTTAG